One segment of Theobroma cacao cultivar B97-61/B2 chromosome 9, Criollo_cocoa_genome_V2, whole genome shotgun sequence DNA contains the following:
- the LOC18589313 gene encoding uncharacterized protein LOC18589313 isoform X2, with translation MEEDKHVLCDNTSDMGDGCSMLLELSDNEPFFDKKKRLLNDQGFGVKEIVHIKSSLDPASLSTILNQMLQIARIIHLDEVELYFGQIDGMGFYSPRNEMEALNSMLSLINTSFSCQVHMQTHALHDLQDAIVNRIHEFGAKYKVENKIDKSYKCDKEKCLVEWAENNGVKTRLQIAYIEGAGRGAIAMEDLEVGDIAMEIPASIIISEDLVHKSDMYQTLEKIDGMSSETMLLLWTMKEKHNCNSQFKIYFDTLPENFNTGLSFGVEAIMALDGTLLFEEIMQAKEHLRVQYDEVFPALSEDHPDIFPPKHYTWEQFLWACELWYANSMKIMFADGKLRTCLIPVAGFLNHSLHPHIVHYGKVDSATNSLKFSLSSPCSVGEQCCLSYGRFSGSHLVTFYGFLPQGDNLYDVIPLDFDVDSIDDCPLSNWTTHMVRGTWLSNNQSIFYYGLPSPLLDFLRRAHSPMPSTKTLIQANLEVDKQVLEDLQSTFNDMLENLGDTDLVDRKNASWDVKLALEFKEIQRRIFSSIITSCSTGVKLVEYELSKCKAEE, from the exons ATGGAGGAAGATAAG CATGTTTTATGTGATAATACATCAGATATGGGTGATGGCTGTTCAATGCTTCTTGAGCTTTCTGACAATGAGCCTTTCTTTGACAAAAAGAAG AGATTACTCAATGACCAGGGATTTGGTGTCAAGGAAATTGTACATATTAAGAGCTCTTTGGATCCTGCTTCACTAAGTactattttgaatcaaatgcTGCAGATAGCTAGAATTATACATTTAGATGAG GTAGAACTTTATTTTGGTCAAATTGATGGAATGGGATTTTACAGCCCCAGGAATGAGATGGAGGCTCTAAATTCGATGCTTTCACTTATCAACACCTCATTTTCCTGTCAAGTACACATGCAAACACATGCCTTGCACGATCTACAAGATGCAATTGTTAATAGGATCCATGAGTTTGGAGCCAAGTATAAAGTGGAgaataaaattgataaaagCTACAAGTGTGATAAAGAGAAGTGTTTAGTAGAGTGGGCTGAAAATAATGGTGTAAAAACAAGACTGCAGATAGCTT ATATTGAAGGAGCTGGTAGAGGAGCCATTGCAATGGAAGATCTTGAAGTTGGAGACATTGCTATGGAGATTCCTGCATCTATTATAATCTCTGAAGATCTTGTACATAAATCTGACATG TATCAAACATTAGAGAAGATTGATGGAATGTCATCTGAGACTATGTTGTTGTTGTGGACCATGAAGGAGAAGCACAATTGTAATTCACAATTCAAGATTTACTTTGATACACTACCAGAAAATTTTAACACAG GATTGAGCTTCGGAGTTGAAGCAATCATGGCTTTGGATGGAACTTTGCTCTTTGAAGAGATAATGCAAGCAAAAGAG CATTTACGTGTTCAATATGATGAGGTATTTCCTGCACTATCCGAAGATCATCCTGATATATTTCCACCAAAGCACTACACATGGGAGCAATTTTTATGGGCTTGCGAACTCTGGTATGCTAACAGTATGAAAATAATGTTTGCTGATGGAAAACTGAGGACTTGCTTGATACCTGTTGCAGGCTTTCTCAATCATTCG TTACATCCACACATAGTTCACTATGGCAAAGTAGATTCTGCAAcaaattccttgaaattttCTCTATCAAGCCCTTGCAGTGTTGGAGAACAATGCTGTCTTAGTTATGGAAGGTTCTCTGGTTCACATCTAGTTACCTTTTATGGCTTCTTACCACAAGGAGACAACCTTTATGATGTGATTCCATTGG ATTTTGATGTTGACTCCATTGATGATTGCCCCTTGTCGAACTGGACCACCCACATGGTCCGGGGAACTTGGCTGTCAAACAATCAAAGTATCTTCTATTATGGCTTACCATCTCCATTATTAGACTTTCTACGAAGAGCTCATAGCCCTATGCCATCAACTAAGACCCTT ATTCAAGCAAACCTCGAAGTTGATAAACAAGTTCTTGAAGATCTACAGTCCACATTCAATGACATGCTGGAAAATTTAGGCGACACAGATTTGGTTGATAG AAAAAATGCCAGTTGGGATGTGAAGTTGGCATTGGAATTTAAAGAGATACAGAGGAGGATTTTCTCCTCGATTATAACTTCATGTTCAACAGGTGTTAAGCTGGTGGAATATGAACTGTCTAAATGCAAGGCTGAGGAGTAA
- the LOC18589313 gene encoding uncharacterized protein LOC18589313 isoform X1: MEEDKHVLCDNTSDMGDGCSMLLELSDNEPFFDKKKRLLNDQGFGVKEIVHIKSSLDPASLSTILNQMLQIARIIHLDEVELYFGQIDGMGFYSPRNEMEALNSMLSLINTSFSCQVHMQTHALHDLQDAIVNRIHEFGAKYKVENKIDKSYKCDKEKCLVEWAENNGVKTRLQIAYIEGAGRGAIAMEDLEVGDIAMEIPASIIISEDLVHKSDMYQTLEKIDGMSSETMLLLWTMKEKHNCNSQFKIYFDTLPENFNTGLSFGVEAIMALDGTLLFEEIMQAKEVIKLSNTLLYRVYLTHLRVQYDEVFPALSEDHPDIFPPKHYTWEQFLWACELWYANSMKIMFADGKLRTCLIPVAGFLNHSLHPHIVHYGKVDSATNSLKFSLSSPCSVGEQCCLSYGRFSGSHLVTFYGFLPQGDNLYDVIPLDFDVDSIDDCPLSNWTTHMVRGTWLSNNQSIFYYGLPSPLLDFLRRAHSPMPSTKTLIQANLEVDKQVLEDLQSTFNDMLENLGDTDLVDRKNASWDVKLALEFKEIQRRIFSSIITSCSTGVKLVEYELSKCKAEE, from the exons ATGGAGGAAGATAAG CATGTTTTATGTGATAATACATCAGATATGGGTGATGGCTGTTCAATGCTTCTTGAGCTTTCTGACAATGAGCCTTTCTTTGACAAAAAGAAG AGATTACTCAATGACCAGGGATTTGGTGTCAAGGAAATTGTACATATTAAGAGCTCTTTGGATCCTGCTTCACTAAGTactattttgaatcaaatgcTGCAGATAGCTAGAATTATACATTTAGATGAG GTAGAACTTTATTTTGGTCAAATTGATGGAATGGGATTTTACAGCCCCAGGAATGAGATGGAGGCTCTAAATTCGATGCTTTCACTTATCAACACCTCATTTTCCTGTCAAGTACACATGCAAACACATGCCTTGCACGATCTACAAGATGCAATTGTTAATAGGATCCATGAGTTTGGAGCCAAGTATAAAGTGGAgaataaaattgataaaagCTACAAGTGTGATAAAGAGAAGTGTTTAGTAGAGTGGGCTGAAAATAATGGTGTAAAAACAAGACTGCAGATAGCTT ATATTGAAGGAGCTGGTAGAGGAGCCATTGCAATGGAAGATCTTGAAGTTGGAGACATTGCTATGGAGATTCCTGCATCTATTATAATCTCTGAAGATCTTGTACATAAATCTGACATG TATCAAACATTAGAGAAGATTGATGGAATGTCATCTGAGACTATGTTGTTGTTGTGGACCATGAAGGAGAAGCACAATTGTAATTCACAATTCAAGATTTACTTTGATACACTACCAGAAAATTTTAACACAG GATTGAGCTTCGGAGTTGAAGCAATCATGGCTTTGGATGGAACTTTGCTCTTTGAAGAGATAATGCAAGCAAAAGAGGTTATCAAGCTGTCCAATACCCTCCTTTATCGAGTCTACCTGACA CATTTACGTGTTCAATATGATGAGGTATTTCCTGCACTATCCGAAGATCATCCTGATATATTTCCACCAAAGCACTACACATGGGAGCAATTTTTATGGGCTTGCGAACTCTGGTATGCTAACAGTATGAAAATAATGTTTGCTGATGGAAAACTGAGGACTTGCTTGATACCTGTTGCAGGCTTTCTCAATCATTCG TTACATCCACACATAGTTCACTATGGCAAAGTAGATTCTGCAAcaaattccttgaaattttCTCTATCAAGCCCTTGCAGTGTTGGAGAACAATGCTGTCTTAGTTATGGAAGGTTCTCTGGTTCACATCTAGTTACCTTTTATGGCTTCTTACCACAAGGAGACAACCTTTATGATGTGATTCCATTGG ATTTTGATGTTGACTCCATTGATGATTGCCCCTTGTCGAACTGGACCACCCACATGGTCCGGGGAACTTGGCTGTCAAACAATCAAAGTATCTTCTATTATGGCTTACCATCTCCATTATTAGACTTTCTACGAAGAGCTCATAGCCCTATGCCATCAACTAAGACCCTT ATTCAAGCAAACCTCGAAGTTGATAAACAAGTTCTTGAAGATCTACAGTCCACATTCAATGACATGCTGGAAAATTTAGGCGACACAGATTTGGTTGATAG AAAAAATGCCAGTTGGGATGTGAAGTTGGCATTGGAATTTAAAGAGATACAGAGGAGGATTTTCTCCTCGATTATAACTTCATGTTCAACAGGTGTTAAGCTGGTGGAATATGAACTGTCTAAATGCAAGGCTGAGGAGTAA